The following proteins come from a genomic window of Candidatus Bathyarchaeota archaeon:
- a CDS encoding 4Fe-4S binding protein yields the protein MAILIKPEVKKPRFIVAIDENKCIGCGNCIEACLTEALQLINGKAKLVNEKLCDGFGSCIAACQNHAIKLEYREAEDFDWSILNKIRFEKLMKKLRMTSSSIK from the coding sequence ATGGCCATACTCATTAAACCTGAAGTTAAAAAACCTAGATTTATAGTAGCTATAGATGAAAATAAATGCATTGGATGTGGAAATTGCATTGAAGCATGCTTAACTGAAGCGTTACAATTAATTAACGGAAAAGCTAAGCTGGTTAACGAAAAACTATGCGATGGATTCGGATCTTGCATTGCCGCTTGCCAAAATCATGCTATTAAACTAGAGTATAGAGAAGCTGAAGATTTTGATTGGTCAATCTTAAACAAAATACGCTTTGAAAAACTTATGAAAAAACTTAGAATGACAAGTTCATCCATAAAATAA
- a CDS encoding ferredoxin family protein, with product MPSVKVDWSKCNGDEVCVSVCPVNVFEMQNLPDYPDSKKSVPVRESECILCMACVTQCPTQAITVKE from the coding sequence ATGCCAAGTGTAAAAGTTGATTGGAGCAAATGCAATGGAGATGAAGTTTGCGTAAGCGTATGCCCAGTAAACGTTTTTGAAATGCAAAACCTCCCAGATTATCCTGATTCTAAAAAATCTGTTCCAGTAAGAGAAAGCGAATGCATTTTATGCATGGCTTGCGTAACTCAATGTCCAACTCAAGCTATAACTGTAAAAGAATAA
- a CDS encoding HesA/MoeB/ThiF family protein, whose product MSENKNFDLSQAEIEYYSRQIVLPDIGYSGQIKLKKGSICIVGLGGLGSPIAIQLAAMGVGHLRLVDHDVVEASNLQRQHIYSIKYLGYPKVEAAAIRLKELNPNIEVEPLPLSLNHRNIDEIIKGVDVVVDGLDRMSTRYIINRACQKIGVPYIYGAAIMTFGSASTIIPGETPCLECFQGEVDDSLLPSCAVVGVHPSILNIIASIEVSEAVKIITGKKPLLTGKLLYCDIGEMTFDIINVLKSDKCPICSLKQAIIKPVEEKIVSELCGREGKRVFLITPKKNLNIDMNKLALLIAGFKNFNIRVKANLGITFTDSDNNRVISILKSGIMVVDNFNSEEEAYAFYKRILVDGLGISIINIES is encoded by the coding sequence TTGAGTGAAAATAAAAATTTTGATCTTTCGCAAGCTGAAATAGAATATTACTCTCGTCAAATAGTTCTTCCAGATATTGGATATAGTGGACAAATTAAGCTTAAAAAGGGAAGCATATGTATAGTTGGTTTAGGTGGATTAGGTTCACCGATTGCTATACAGTTAGCCGCTATGGGTGTTGGCCATTTACGTTTAGTTGATCATGATGTTGTTGAAGCATCTAATCTGCAAAGACAACATATCTACAGCATTAAATATTTAGGCTATCCAAAGGTTGAAGCTGCAGCTATAAGGCTTAAAGAATTAAACCCAAATATAGAAGTGGAGCCTTTACCATTATCTTTAAATCACCGTAATATTGATGAGATTATTAAGGGTGTTGATGTGGTTGTTGATGGGCTTGATCGCATGAGTACACGCTATATAATAAATCGTGCATGCCAAAAGATTGGTGTACCATATATCTATGGAGCTGCAATTATGACTTTTGGAAGCGCATCAACAATTATACCTGGAGAAACACCATGTTTAGAATGTTTTCAAGGAGAAGTTGATGATAGTTTACTACCTTCATGCGCGGTTGTTGGGGTTCATCCATCAATTCTTAATATTATAGCGAGTATAGAGGTTTCAGAGGCTGTTAAAATAATTACTGGGAAAAAACCATTATTAACTGGTAAACTTTTATATTGCGATATTGGAGAGATGACTTTCGATATAATAAATGTTTTAAAATCAGATAAATGTCCAATATGCAGCCTAAAACAAGCCATTATTAAACCAGTTGAAGAAAAAATTGTTAGCGAATTATGCGGTAGAGAAGGAAAAAGAGTATTTTTAATAACGCCAAAGAAAAACCTTAACATAGACATGAATAAATTAGCATTATTAATAGCTGGTTTTAAAAACTTTAATATAAGAGTTAAAGCAAATTTAGGAATAACTTTTACCGACTCTGATAACAATAGAGTTATTAGCATTTTGAAAAGCGGTATAATGGTTGTAGATAACTTTAACAGCGAGGAGGAAGCCTACGCTTTTTATAAAAGAATATTAGTAGATGGATTAGGAATTAGCATTATTAATATAGAATCTTAA
- a CDS encoding 4Fe-4S binding protein has translation MIACNRRFGEAGVAKSSIHVRSAGGIERGFIVLVCRACIDPPCMKVCPTNALSKRIGGGVILNSSKCVGCKLCVNACTIGAIFWDEENEKPVICVHCGYCVDYCPYNVIRMEEIS, from the coding sequence ATGATTGCATGTAATAGAAGATTTGGTGAAGCTGGAGTAGCGAAATCTTCTATTCATGTAAGATCTGCTGGTGGTATAGAAAGGGGTTTTATAGTTTTGGTTTGTAGAGCTTGTATTGATCCACCTTGTATGAAAGTTTGCCCAACCAATGCTTTATCTAAAAGAATTGGAGGAGGAGTAATTTTAAATTCAAGTAAATGTGTTGGATGCAAACTTTGTGTTAATGCTTGCACTATTGGAGCTATATTTTGGGATGAGGAAAATGAAAAACCTGTTATTTGTGTTCATTGCGGTTACTGTGTTGATTACTGTCCTTATAATGTTATAAGAATGGAGGAAATTAGTTAA
- a CDS encoding helix-turn-helix domain-containing protein has translation MKNLWNEPYYVTIEVENKKCKILRLMQAVGIQQFKVTDIRGLSGGLIRHLVELPPTEIKHIPKDKIVKITIKSKSSTVWVESEGCDVCNAILSHGSFLASGRTIQNSTILYSFVAPSFEAYKSIISALESNNFRVKILKLGRFEVKGKALTENQERILWLALKTGFFDYPKKINIVKLSRKLGISPSTLSEVIRRGVRRVLENYFGH, from the coding sequence ATGAAAAATTTATGGAATGAACCTTACTATGTGACTATAGAAGTTGAAAATAAGAAGTGTAAAATATTAAGATTAATGCAAGCAGTGGGCATTCAACAGTTTAAGGTAACTGATATTAGAGGGTTAAGCGGCGGCTTAATTAGGCATTTAGTGGAGTTGCCTCCCACCGAGATTAAACATATTCCAAAAGATAAAATTGTAAAAATCACTATTAAATCTAAAAGCTCCACAGTTTGGGTGGAAAGTGAAGGCTGTGATGTTTGCAACGCTATATTATCGCATGGCTCATTCCTAGCTTCTGGAAGAACCATTCAAAACTCTACTATTTTATATAGCTTTGTTGCTCCAAGCTTTGAAGCTTATAAAAGTATAATATCTGCTTTAGAAAGCAATAATTTTAGAGTAAAAATATTAAAGCTAGGTAGGTTTGAGGTAAAAGGAAAAGCTTTAACTGAAAATCAGGAGAGAATTCTATGGCTTGCATTAAAAACAGGCTTCTTTGATTACCCTAAAAAAATTAATATAGTTAAGCTTTCGCGTAAACTAGGCATAAGCCCTTCAACGCTCTCTGAAGTTATCAGGAGAGGTGTTAGAAGAGTGTTAGAAAATTATTTTGGGCATTAA